In uncultured Campylobacter sp., the DNA window TCGAAGGGATCAACTCTCACTTCGCGACTTTTATTCGCACGATCATCATCGCCCTATGTCTCGCCGTGTTCCTACGCTACGCTAAAGCCTGGCAGCCGTTATCTAGTCTGAGCCCTCGCAACTGGATATTTTTGATATTAAGTGGGCTGGCGACTGGTGCATCGTGGCTAGCGTATTTCAAAGCTCTGCAAATCGGCAAAGCCTATCAAGTAGTACCGATCGATAAACTAAGCGTAGTGCTCGTTGTGATCATAGCCGTGATATTTTTAGGCGAGCGCCCGAGTCTTCGCGAATGGCTCGCACTAGCACTCATCGGCGCAGGCGTGATGATGCTGGCGTTTAAATAGGGTAAAATTTGCTTTAAACCTATCTCTTATGGTCTTTTTAGCCGCAAGGCTCGCGTTACGCTATACGCTTTG includes these proteins:
- a CDS encoding EamA family transporter gives rise to the protein MVVASKLKQQSSSFLPGQLASALFAALTAIFAKIGLEGINSHFATFIRTIIIALCLAVFLRYAKAWQPLSSLSPRNWIFLILSGLATGASWLAYFKALQIGKAYQVVPIDKLSVVLVVIIAVIFLGERPSLREWLALALIGAGVMMLAFK